One Orcinus orca chromosome 7, mOrcOrc1.1, whole genome shotgun sequence genomic window carries:
- the DAW1 gene encoding dynein assembly factor with WDR repeat domains 1 isoform X5 codes for MTTKSVGWWLPGERMKLKGLLLRYYPPGIMLEYEESGQLKTKSIDLLDLHTSTDVNALVQEIQKAEPLITASRANQVKLLIQRLQNKLGQYSNHKFYLFKVLRAHILPLTNVALNKSGSCFITGSYDRTCKLWDTASGEELHTLEGHRNVVYAVAFNNPYGDKIATGSFDKTCKLWSVETGNCYHTFRGHTAEIVCLSFNPQSTLVATGSMDTTAKLWDIQNGEEVFTLTGHSAEIISLSFNTSGNRIITGSFDHTVTVWDADTGRKVYTLIGHCAEISSALFNWDCSLILTGSMDRTCMLWDATDGKCVATLTGHGDEILDSCFDYTGKLIATASADGTARVFSAATRKCITKLEGHVGEISKVARIIPVGYGAD; via the exons ATGACGACCAAGTCAGTCGGCTGGTGGCTCCCCGGCGAGAGAATGAAGCTCAAGGGCCTCCTGCTCCGGTATTACCCGCCAG gAATTATGTTGGAATATGAAGAAAGTGGACAACTAAAGACCAAATCCATAGATCTGCTCGATCTCCATACCAG TACAGATGTCAATGCCTTAGTACAAGAGATACAGAAAGCAGAACCTCTAATCACAGCTTCACGAGCAAACCAGGTCAAACTTTTAATACAGAGGTTACAAAATAAACTCGGACAGTACAGCAACCACAAATTCTATCTTTTTAAG GTTCTCAGAGCACATATACTGCCATTGACTAACGTTGCACTTAATAAATCAGGCTCATG CTTTATCACAGGAAGCTATGATCGGACATGCAAACTCTGGGACACTGCCTCTGGAGAGGAACTTCACACCCTGGAGGGTCACAGGAATGTGGTTTATGCCGTAGCATTCAACAATCCTTATGG TGACAAAATTGCCACTGGATCCTTTGATAAGACTTGTAAACTATGGAGTGTAGAAACCGGAAACTGTTACCATACCTTTAGGGGTCATACAGCAGAAATA GTGTGTTTATCGTTTAATCCTCAAAGCACATTGGTGGCTACTGGAAGTATGGACACAACGGCCAAACTGTGGGACATTCAGAATGGAGAGGAAGTGTTCACTCTCACA GGACACTCAGCTGAAATCATCTCTTTGTCCTTTAACACCTCAGGAAACAGAATCATCACGGGGTCTTTCGATCATACAGTTACAGTGTGGGATGCTGATACTGGAAG GAAGGTGTACACCTTAATCGGGCATTGTGCTGAGATCAGCAGTGCCTTATTCAACTGGGATTGCTCTCTGATATTAACTGGCTCTATGGACAGAACCTGCATG ctgTGGGATGCTACAGATGGAAAATGTGTGGCAACATTGACAGGCCATGGTGATGAAATACTAGACAGCTGTTTTGATTACACTGGAAAGCTTATTGCAACGGCTTCGGCTGATG GAACAGCAAGAGTTTTCAGTGCAGCCACGAGAAAATGCATTACCAAATTGGAAGGCCATGTAGGTGAAATTTCAAAG GTAGCAAGGATAATACCTGTAGGATATGGCGCTGATTGA
- the DAW1 gene encoding dynein assembly factor with WDR repeat domains 1 isoform X3 has protein sequence MTTKSVGWWLPGERMKLKGLLLRYYPPGIMLEYEESGQLKTKSIDLLDLHTSTDVNALVQEIQKAEPLITASRANQVKLLIQRLQNKLGQYSNHKFYLFKVLRAHILPLTNVALNKSGSCFITGSYDRTCKLWDTASGEELHTLEGHRNVVYAVAFNNPYGDKIATGSFDKTCKLWSVETGNCYHTFRGHTAEIVCLSFNPQSTLVATGSMDTTAKLWDIQNGEEVFTLTGHSAEIISLSFNTSGNRIITGSFDHTVTVWDADTGRKVYTLIGHCAEISSALFNWDCSLILTGSMDRTCMLWDATDGKCVATLTGHGDEILDSCFDYTGKLIATASADGTARVFSAATRKCITKLEGHVGEISKISFSPQGNRLLTGSSDKTARIWDAQTGQCFQVLEGHTDEIFSCAFNYKGDVIITGSKDNTCRIWR, from the exons ATGACGACCAAGTCAGTCGGCTGGTGGCTCCCCGGCGAGAGAATGAAGCTCAAGGGCCTCCTGCTCCGGTATTACCCGCCAG gAATTATGTTGGAATATGAAGAAAGTGGACAACTAAAGACCAAATCCATAGATCTGCTCGATCTCCATACCAG TACAGATGTCAATGCCTTAGTACAAGAGATACAGAAAGCAGAACCTCTAATCACAGCTTCACGAGCAAACCAGGTCAAACTTTTAATACAGAGGTTACAAAATAAACTCGGACAGTACAGCAACCACAAATTCTATCTTTTTAAG GTTCTCAGAGCACATATACTGCCATTGACTAACGTTGCACTTAATAAATCAGGCTCATG CTTTATCACAGGAAGCTATGATCGGACATGCAAACTCTGGGACACTGCCTCTGGAGAGGAACTTCACACCCTGGAGGGTCACAGGAATGTGGTTTATGCCGTAGCATTCAACAATCCTTATGG TGACAAAATTGCCACTGGATCCTTTGATAAGACTTGTAAACTATGGAGTGTAGAAACCGGAAACTGTTACCATACCTTTAGGGGTCATACAGCAGAAATA GTGTGTTTATCGTTTAATCCTCAAAGCACATTGGTGGCTACTGGAAGTATGGACACAACGGCCAAACTGTGGGACATTCAGAATGGAGAGGAAGTGTTCACTCTCACA GGACACTCAGCTGAAATCATCTCTTTGTCCTTTAACACCTCAGGAAACAGAATCATCACGGGGTCTTTCGATCATACAGTTACAGTGTGGGATGCTGATACTGGAAG GAAGGTGTACACCTTAATCGGGCATTGTGCTGAGATCAGCAGTGCCTTATTCAACTGGGATTGCTCTCTGATATTAACTGGCTCTATGGACAGAACCTGCATG ctgTGGGATGCTACAGATGGAAAATGTGTGGCAACATTGACAGGCCATGGTGATGAAATACTAGACAGCTGTTTTGATTACACTGGAAAGCTTATTGCAACGGCTTCGGCTGATG GAACAGCAAGAGTTTTCAGTGCAGCCACGAGAAAATGCATTACCAAATTGGAAGGCCATGTAGGTGAAATTTCAAAG ATTTCTTTCAGCCCCCAAGGGAACCGTCTTCTCACTGGCAGCTCTGACAAAACAGCTAGAATCTGGGATGCTCAGACGGGTCAGTGCTTCCAGGTTCTTGAGGGACACACAGatgaaatcttttcatgtgctttcaaCTATAAAGGTGACGTAATCATTACAG GTAGCAAGGATAATACCTGTAGGATATGGCGCTGA
- the DAW1 gene encoding dynein assembly factor with WDR repeat domains 1 isoform X2 — protein MLEYEESGQLKTKSIDLLDLHTSTDVNALVQEIQKAEPLITASRANQVKLLIQRLQNKLGQYSNHKFYLFKVLRAHILPLTNVALNKSGSCFITGSYDRTCKLWDTASGEELHTLEGHRNVVYAVAFNNPYGDKIATGSFDKTCKLWSVETGNCYHTFRGHTAEIVCLSFNPQSTLVATGSMDTTAKLWDIQNGEEVFTLTGHSAEIISLSFNTSGNRIITGSFDHTVTVWDADTGRKVYTLIGHCAEISSALFNWDCSLILTGSMDRTCMLWDATDGKCVATLTGHGDEILDSCFDYTGKLIATASADGTARVFSAATRKCITKLEGHVGEISKISFSPQGNRLLTGSSDKTARIWDAQTGQCFQVLEGHTDEIFSCAFNYKGDVIITGRGEINTIDLVFLSNWLLELRSWIPKGDTPIPTRVPSSSWCLLCPLFHFSCIAEPQE, from the exons ATGTTGGAATATGAAGAAAGTGGACAACTAAAGACCAAATCCATAGATCTGCTCGATCTCCATACCAG TACAGATGTCAATGCCTTAGTACAAGAGATACAGAAAGCAGAACCTCTAATCACAGCTTCACGAGCAAACCAGGTCAAACTTTTAATACAGAGGTTACAAAATAAACTCGGACAGTACAGCAACCACAAATTCTATCTTTTTAAG GTTCTCAGAGCACATATACTGCCATTGACTAACGTTGCACTTAATAAATCAGGCTCATG CTTTATCACAGGAAGCTATGATCGGACATGCAAACTCTGGGACACTGCCTCTGGAGAGGAACTTCACACCCTGGAGGGTCACAGGAATGTGGTTTATGCCGTAGCATTCAACAATCCTTATGG TGACAAAATTGCCACTGGATCCTTTGATAAGACTTGTAAACTATGGAGTGTAGAAACCGGAAACTGTTACCATACCTTTAGGGGTCATACAGCAGAAATA GTGTGTTTATCGTTTAATCCTCAAAGCACATTGGTGGCTACTGGAAGTATGGACACAACGGCCAAACTGTGGGACATTCAGAATGGAGAGGAAGTGTTCACTCTCACA GGACACTCAGCTGAAATCATCTCTTTGTCCTTTAACACCTCAGGAAACAGAATCATCACGGGGTCTTTCGATCATACAGTTACAGTGTGGGATGCTGATACTGGAAG GAAGGTGTACACCTTAATCGGGCATTGTGCTGAGATCAGCAGTGCCTTATTCAACTGGGATTGCTCTCTGATATTAACTGGCTCTATGGACAGAACCTGCATG ctgTGGGATGCTACAGATGGAAAATGTGTGGCAACATTGACAGGCCATGGTGATGAAATACTAGACAGCTGTTTTGATTACACTGGAAAGCTTATTGCAACGGCTTCGGCTGATG GAACAGCAAGAGTTTTCAGTGCAGCCACGAGAAAATGCATTACCAAATTGGAAGGCCATGTAGGTGAAATTTCAAAG ATTTCTTTCAGCCCCCAAGGGAACCGTCTTCTCACTGGCAGCTCTGACAAAACAGCTAGAATCTGGGATGCTCAGACGGGTCAGTGCTTCCAGGTTCTTGAGGGACACACAGatgaaatcttttcatgtgctttcaaCTATAAAGGTGACGTAATCATTACAGGTAGGGGAGAAATAAACACCATCGACTTAGTTTTCCTTTCAAATTGGCTGTTAGAGTTACGAAGCTGGATACCAAAAGGagacacccccatccccaccagggTCCCTAGCTCATCTTGGTGCCTTTTAtgtcctttatttcattttagttgcATTGCAGAACCACAGGAGTga
- the DAW1 gene encoding dynein assembly factor with WDR repeat domains 1 isoform X6: protein MRAGAFRCLAVSMTTKSVGWWLPGERMKLKGLLLRYYPPGIMLEYEESGQLKTKSIDLLDLHTSTDVNALVQEIQKAEPLITASRANQVKLLIQRLQNKLGQYSNHKFYLFKVLRAHILPLTNVALNKSGSCFITGSYDRTCKLWDTASGEELHTLEGHRNVVYAVAFNNPYGDKIATGSFDKTCKLWSVETGNCYHTFRGHTAEIVCLSFNPQSTLVATGSMDTTAKLWDIQNGEEVFTLTGHSAEIISLSFNTSGNRIITGSFDHTVTVWDADTGRKVYTLIGHCAEISSALFNWDCSLILTGSMDRTCMLWDATDGKCVATLTGHGDEILDSCFDYTGKLIATASADGSKDNTCRIWR, encoded by the exons ATGCGCGCCGGCGCCTTCCGCTGTTTGGCCGTTTCCATGACGACCAAGTCAGTCGGCTGGTGGCTCCCCGGCGAGAGAATGAAGCTCAAGGGCCTCCTGCTCCGGTATTACCCGCCAG gAATTATGTTGGAATATGAAGAAAGTGGACAACTAAAGACCAAATCCATAGATCTGCTCGATCTCCATACCAG TACAGATGTCAATGCCTTAGTACAAGAGATACAGAAAGCAGAACCTCTAATCACAGCTTCACGAGCAAACCAGGTCAAACTTTTAATACAGAGGTTACAAAATAAACTCGGACAGTACAGCAACCACAAATTCTATCTTTTTAAG GTTCTCAGAGCACATATACTGCCATTGACTAACGTTGCACTTAATAAATCAGGCTCATG CTTTATCACAGGAAGCTATGATCGGACATGCAAACTCTGGGACACTGCCTCTGGAGAGGAACTTCACACCCTGGAGGGTCACAGGAATGTGGTTTATGCCGTAGCATTCAACAATCCTTATGG TGACAAAATTGCCACTGGATCCTTTGATAAGACTTGTAAACTATGGAGTGTAGAAACCGGAAACTGTTACCATACCTTTAGGGGTCATACAGCAGAAATA GTGTGTTTATCGTTTAATCCTCAAAGCACATTGGTGGCTACTGGAAGTATGGACACAACGGCCAAACTGTGGGACATTCAGAATGGAGAGGAAGTGTTCACTCTCACA GGACACTCAGCTGAAATCATCTCTTTGTCCTTTAACACCTCAGGAAACAGAATCATCACGGGGTCTTTCGATCATACAGTTACAGTGTGGGATGCTGATACTGGAAG GAAGGTGTACACCTTAATCGGGCATTGTGCTGAGATCAGCAGTGCCTTATTCAACTGGGATTGCTCTCTGATATTAACTGGCTCTATGGACAGAACCTGCATG ctgTGGGATGCTACAGATGGAAAATGTGTGGCAACATTGACAGGCCATGGTGATGAAATACTAGACAGCTGTTTTGATTACACTGGAAAGCTTATTGCAACGGCTTCGGCTGATG GTAGCAAGGATAATACCTGTAGGATATGGCGCTGA
- the DAW1 gene encoding dynein assembly factor with WDR repeat domains 1 isoform X1, whose product MRAGAFRCLAVSMTTKSVGWWLPGERMKLKGLLLRYYPPGIMLEYEESGQLKTKSIDLLDLHTSTDVNALVQEIQKAEPLITASRANQVKLLIQRLQNKLGQYSNHKFYLFKVLRAHILPLTNVALNKSGSCFITGSYDRTCKLWDTASGEELHTLEGHRNVVYAVAFNNPYGDKIATGSFDKTCKLWSVETGNCYHTFRGHTAEIVCLSFNPQSTLVATGSMDTTAKLWDIQNGEEVFTLTGHSAEIISLSFNTSGNRIITGSFDHTVTVWDADTGRKVYTLIGHCAEISSALFNWDCSLILTGSMDRTCMLWDATDGKCVATLTGHGDEILDSCFDYTGKLIATASADGTARVFSAATRKCITKLEGHVGEISKISFSPQGNRLLTGSSDKTARIWDAQTGQCFQVLEGHTDEIFSCAFNYKGDVIITGRGEINTIDLVFLSNWLLELRSWIPKGDTPIPTRVPSSSWCLLCPLFHFSCIAEPQE is encoded by the exons ATGCGCGCCGGCGCCTTCCGCTGTTTGGCCGTTTCCATGACGACCAAGTCAGTCGGCTGGTGGCTCCCCGGCGAGAGAATGAAGCTCAAGGGCCTCCTGCTCCGGTATTACCCGCCAG gAATTATGTTGGAATATGAAGAAAGTGGACAACTAAAGACCAAATCCATAGATCTGCTCGATCTCCATACCAG TACAGATGTCAATGCCTTAGTACAAGAGATACAGAAAGCAGAACCTCTAATCACAGCTTCACGAGCAAACCAGGTCAAACTTTTAATACAGAGGTTACAAAATAAACTCGGACAGTACAGCAACCACAAATTCTATCTTTTTAAG GTTCTCAGAGCACATATACTGCCATTGACTAACGTTGCACTTAATAAATCAGGCTCATG CTTTATCACAGGAAGCTATGATCGGACATGCAAACTCTGGGACACTGCCTCTGGAGAGGAACTTCACACCCTGGAGGGTCACAGGAATGTGGTTTATGCCGTAGCATTCAACAATCCTTATGG TGACAAAATTGCCACTGGATCCTTTGATAAGACTTGTAAACTATGGAGTGTAGAAACCGGAAACTGTTACCATACCTTTAGGGGTCATACAGCAGAAATA GTGTGTTTATCGTTTAATCCTCAAAGCACATTGGTGGCTACTGGAAGTATGGACACAACGGCCAAACTGTGGGACATTCAGAATGGAGAGGAAGTGTTCACTCTCACA GGACACTCAGCTGAAATCATCTCTTTGTCCTTTAACACCTCAGGAAACAGAATCATCACGGGGTCTTTCGATCATACAGTTACAGTGTGGGATGCTGATACTGGAAG GAAGGTGTACACCTTAATCGGGCATTGTGCTGAGATCAGCAGTGCCTTATTCAACTGGGATTGCTCTCTGATATTAACTGGCTCTATGGACAGAACCTGCATG ctgTGGGATGCTACAGATGGAAAATGTGTGGCAACATTGACAGGCCATGGTGATGAAATACTAGACAGCTGTTTTGATTACACTGGAAAGCTTATTGCAACGGCTTCGGCTGATG GAACAGCAAGAGTTTTCAGTGCAGCCACGAGAAAATGCATTACCAAATTGGAAGGCCATGTAGGTGAAATTTCAAAG ATTTCTTTCAGCCCCCAAGGGAACCGTCTTCTCACTGGCAGCTCTGACAAAACAGCTAGAATCTGGGATGCTCAGACGGGTCAGTGCTTCCAGGTTCTTGAGGGACACACAGatgaaatcttttcatgtgctttcaaCTATAAAGGTGACGTAATCATTACAGGTAGGGGAGAAATAAACACCATCGACTTAGTTTTCCTTTCAAATTGGCTGTTAGAGTTACGAAGCTGGATACCAAAAGGagacacccccatccccaccagggTCCCTAGCTCATCTTGGTGCCTTTTAtgtcctttatttcattttagttgcATTGCAGAACCACAGGAGTga
- the DAW1 gene encoding dynein assembly factor with WDR repeat domains 1 isoform X4 has translation MRAGAFRCLAVSMTTKSVGWWLPGERMKLKGLLLRYYPPGIMLEYEESGQLKTKSIDLLDLHTSTDVNALVQEIQKAEPLITASRANQVKLLIQRLQNKLGQYSNHKFYLFKVLRAHILPLTNVALNKSGSCFITGSYDRTCKLWDTASGEELHTLEGHRNVVYAVAFNNPYGDKIATGSFDKTCKLWSVETGNCYHTFRGHTAEIVCLSFNPQSTLVATGSMDTTAKLWDIQNGEEVFTLTGHSAEIISLSFNTSGNRIITGSFDHTVTVWDADTGRKVYTLIGHCAEISSALFNWDCSLILTGSMDRTCMLWDATDGKCVATLTGHGDEILDSCFDYTGKLIATASADGTARVFSAATRKCITKLEGHVGEISKIPCDDAWHVGALRTH, from the exons ATGCGCGCCGGCGCCTTCCGCTGTTTGGCCGTTTCCATGACGACCAAGTCAGTCGGCTGGTGGCTCCCCGGCGAGAGAATGAAGCTCAAGGGCCTCCTGCTCCGGTATTACCCGCCAG gAATTATGTTGGAATATGAAGAAAGTGGACAACTAAAGACCAAATCCATAGATCTGCTCGATCTCCATACCAG TACAGATGTCAATGCCTTAGTACAAGAGATACAGAAAGCAGAACCTCTAATCACAGCTTCACGAGCAAACCAGGTCAAACTTTTAATACAGAGGTTACAAAATAAACTCGGACAGTACAGCAACCACAAATTCTATCTTTTTAAG GTTCTCAGAGCACATATACTGCCATTGACTAACGTTGCACTTAATAAATCAGGCTCATG CTTTATCACAGGAAGCTATGATCGGACATGCAAACTCTGGGACACTGCCTCTGGAGAGGAACTTCACACCCTGGAGGGTCACAGGAATGTGGTTTATGCCGTAGCATTCAACAATCCTTATGG TGACAAAATTGCCACTGGATCCTTTGATAAGACTTGTAAACTATGGAGTGTAGAAACCGGAAACTGTTACCATACCTTTAGGGGTCATACAGCAGAAATA GTGTGTTTATCGTTTAATCCTCAAAGCACATTGGTGGCTACTGGAAGTATGGACACAACGGCCAAACTGTGGGACATTCAGAATGGAGAGGAAGTGTTCACTCTCACA GGACACTCAGCTGAAATCATCTCTTTGTCCTTTAACACCTCAGGAAACAGAATCATCACGGGGTCTTTCGATCATACAGTTACAGTGTGGGATGCTGATACTGGAAG GAAGGTGTACACCTTAATCGGGCATTGTGCTGAGATCAGCAGTGCCTTATTCAACTGGGATTGCTCTCTGATATTAACTGGCTCTATGGACAGAACCTGCATG ctgTGGGATGCTACAGATGGAAAATGTGTGGCAACATTGACAGGCCATGGTGATGAAATACTAGACAGCTGTTTTGATTACACTGGAAAGCTTATTGCAACGGCTTCGGCTGATG GAACAGCAAGAGTTTTCAGTGCAGCCACGAGAAAATGCATTACCAAATTGGAAGGCCATGTAGGTGAAATTTCAAAG ATACCATGTGACGATGCCTGGCATGTAGGGGCTCTCAGGACACATTGA